The DNA sequence ttcagcttTTCATTTGTTGTTAAGATGGGATGATGACTTTCAAGCTTCTCACATGCAGAAATAGAAACCCAGAATGTGCTTCTAAAAGTACCTTGTGTATGTCTATGTGCAAAATGGaagaatttttctttatagaaCTGTGAATATGGTTATATTAGTATACTTATTAATATTGAGCTTTATTTGTAGAATAATCTTAGAAAGTTTGTCTTGGTCAGTGTTTCTGTAGATTCTGCAtttgtaggccgggtgcggtggctcaagcctgtaatcccagcactttgggaggccgagacgggcagatcacgaggtcaggagatcgagaccatcccggctaacacggtgaaaccccgtctctactaaaaaaatacaaaaaactagccgggcgaggtggtgggcgcctgtggtcccagctactcgggaggctgaggcaggagaatggcgtgaacccgggaggcggagcttgcagtgagctgagatccggccactgcactccagcctgggcgacagagcgagactccgtctcaaaaaaaaaaaaaaaaaagattctgcatttgttcattttttctttcagtctcttAAACTGTGATGGCTACGAGTACCTTACAAATTCTGATACTTTCTACATATTTATCTTCTGCTTAGATATCTTTTCTGAACTCTGGAATTGTATATCCAGTTGCTAGTTGGACATCCCCACGTACGGTACCTCAGATGTTTCCCATATAATCTAAGTCTGTGTCACTTTTAgtcatcatatttttaattttctaaatttacagTGCCATTACCTCACTAGACATGATTCTGCATCATCTGAAAGTGAAACTCCGCATTTTACCCTCTGCACAGCAAACTAGcaccaaattctttttcttttccccttttcctttttaaggatTACTTTCCTGTTCTGTGTTCTCACTGCTTTGTGATAGGATGAATGTGGTCATCTATCACTCTGTTTTCTTCCCCTCTGAATCTCCTCGAAGTCCTTACCCATTCTCCCTCTAGGCGACTGTGAAAAGGCATATTTGGTCATGTAACATACTTGTTCTTACAGGTATTTACGCACATTACACTCACAGATGAGTGTAAACATTACACAGATTTACACATTATTTACACCCGGTGGTTAGGGAAATAGGAGTGTTCACCCTAGGGTGGACACAAGCAGTCATTGGGCGTGAGGAAGGAAATGTTCAGATGCTtatgtacattattttaatttataaataattttaaaataacttttggaGTTAGGTCAGATATTTACATGCAGACTCACTCCATAATCAGTTCCTTCAGTGTTGTGTTCTCGCTCATTACAGCCTGGGATCATTCAGCTAGACATGGTGCTGTGTGCAGTTCCGTTAATATGGTATGTGTTCTTCGTGTCCTTATGACTAGACTCCGGTGTTGCCTCATAGTCACGAGAACACATGGTTCACATGAAGTACTAAGCATCTTTGGTTTTTCAATGAAGTGCAACCTTCTAATGCAATATAGAACtgtattctactttctttctgcAGTCGACGTTAAACTTGTCTCTATTAATTCATCTATCATGTTGTTCTAGgtatgtgtttataatttttgtcACCATACCAGatcacagaatttttttctatttttatctttcacaATAAGGATGATTCTACATCTGCAAGGTAAACTTTGTAATCTATTTTATTAACAAAACATGATAGTGGCAGGATACTTCTACTCTGCTTGTTCTTTCTCCATATACAGTACAGAGAAGCTACAGTTTATGCAAGATACACGTCAGAGACATGCCGCTACAAAAGAATGAACTctgacattcctgtcttgtgACCCTGGGCTGATGACTTGAGGAGAAATGTGCCATTACAGGAGTTCGTGTCCTTTGAGGAGGTAGCCGTGCACTTCACCTGGGAGGAGTGGCAGGACCGGGATGATGCACAGAGGACTCTATACAGGGATGTGATGCTGGAGACCTACAGCAGCCTGGTGTCACTGGGTGAGTGAAGCTCCCCAGTAACCCCCAGAAGCAGCACTTACTTCCATGTTGGTAAATATAGGAGGCATTTATAAGGCTTAGTGCTATTCCATGTGAAGAATGTGTCAACCCTCTCTAACAAAAGATTCAGGTAGGCCCCTTCATTATACAGCTTCTGACACCGAGCTGTTGTCATTCTGAAAAGGACCTTACTTTGCAGTTTGGCTAAGTCCTCCCTTATTTCCCGTTACCAGGCCGTTGCGTTTCCAAACCTGAGGTGATCTTCAAGTTGGAGCAAGGATCAGAGCCATGGCTAGGAGAAGAATGGGCAAACCAGTGCCTCTCAGGTTAGTCAACTGCATCCTGGGCAGGGAAGCCAGGAAGAGTAAAGCCCGGCAGATATTTGCATCATTGACTTGTTTTCACCACTTTTTCTCCCAGGTCCCATACCTGAGGACAGCTGGTCTTTATGCATCAAACATGTGAATTCTATCATCTCCAAGGAGGGGTTTCATGCATATAtccctgtattttattttgcgagtattttaaaatatttactcaatCTAGTCCCTACCTTGCTCTTCTTAGACATGTTTCTTTGCtattcattttctcaattttctgaattgttttcttttcctccattttcatggactgttttttttcccctggacATTTATTCATACATCCATTGATTCTTTCAACACATCTTAATTGAGTAGCTTGTAAGCCATGGTAACTTTATACTTGGGATTTATAACAGCAATGgtcaaaataatgtcttttttcaTAAAGTGTACATCGTAATAAGAGAAACCAAATAATGTATGTTAAGTAGCTGTAAAAGAACCATGTGGAATATTTAACCAGAGTGAGTAAAAAAGGGATATAATTTAGGAAAGATGGTAAGACAATGCAGTGTCAGAGGCCTTGTTAACTTTGGCATAGCTCCAGTTCAATTGAACTGTTTTCCAAttgtggcacatagtaggtgaatataaatatatatgtaaagagtGGACATCACAATTGGAGATACAAACTTAAAAATCGGTAAGTCAATGCTGGTGTTTAGAATGATAATTATAAAGGAGGTCACCTAGGGAGTTGaacaaaaaataagagcaatCTCATAGTGAGGCTTTTTTTATAATGACATCAGAAATCCTTACAGTGAGGAGGACCCAGCATAAGAGTATGGAGCAGGATAGGCCTGGAATTTGGAAGAGAACCAGGAGATTCTGGATTCCAAAGCCTATTGAAGCAAAGGTTTCATGTTGAAGGGCTGAGATTTCTGTTTGGCAGTAGACAATGAGAAGTGTACAAGAGACCCCATTTTTCTCTGAAACTAGGAGACAGCTGAAACTTGAACACACAAAAGCCTTCAGAAGCATTGAATTATGAAGCAGGGATGGATGTGCCAAGAATTTGGGGGGGAGAATATCAGGTCTGTTCATCTTGGAAGGAGCcaataaatgatttttcaaagATGGTGAACCCCACCCGAGTTCCAGAACTGAATCCTTAGGACCAGCAGGGATGGGATGCCCACAGTGGTGGAGTGGAGCTTCATGTACCTATTACAGTTCTGAGAAGCTAAGCGAGTCAGGTTAAATTAGAAATTTGAAAGAAGCAGTCTTCACCTAGTTTGGAGGAGagattttgtatttgaaaaatgCCCAGATGGCTATAGACATTCCCAGAGAAGCATGAAAGCTAAAGAAGCACTGGTGTAAAATCTGGTCCTGAAGACAAGTGGccatggtgggcacctgcaggTAGCTGATCCAGGAATACCTTATCATCTTCAATGCAGAATGAGAAAATAGCACAAGATGCCTCCCATTGTTCCAAGaatgaaatggagaaaaacaatagagaaaacaatTGGCAGGTGATAAGCCCTTAGGGGAAAATCACAACTAGGTGTAGGTGAGTattttttaccaaatatttttaatgaaacaacAGTGAAAACATAATTCCACATTAGAAAATCTATTAATGTAATTTCTTATATTAAGTTAGTAGGAACAGCCATGTGCTTATAAAACCAGTCctgattattgatttttaaagaatcttaTGCCACTAGGAGAGAAAGTAACTTCATTGAGTCTTCACATTCCATAACAAATGCTTGTGTGTGGCTCAtggatttttgctttgttttgttttgttttttcttcgtTGCAGATGTCCAGACAGTTGACATAATTGAAAGAAGCCAGGAAATTCATCATAGACATATATGGCAAGTTGCAATCACCAGCAGCAAAACATCAACCAAGGAAACAGTTGAATTAGGAAAAATACTTAATTTGAGCTTAAACCATATTCCAAATATGATGGTAAATAACACAAGCTATTCAGGAAAGAGGCCTGAGGAGTTAAATGTAAGTCAGAACATATGTATCTCGATTGAGCCTCATGAAATGCAGACAGGAGGAAAACCTGATGTTCAAAGTATAACTGGGTAATCTCTCACATGTCATGAGTATTTTAGTCACCATAACAAGATTCATATGGCGCAGCAGCTTTTTGAGTATAGCGGACAAGGAAAAGCCTTCAGCACTGAGGCAGACAAGGGTCATGGTGGAGAGACTGCGTGTACTTACAGTGAGCGTGGGAAATCCTGCGATAAGTCAGCAGCACTCACTTCCCGGAAGATAAATGTCGAATGTTGTGTATGTGGGAAAGTGTTCTGTAAAAAGTCTAAGCTTACCAAACATCAGAAAatacacacaggagagaaaccctataaatgtgtACAATGTGAGAAATCCTTCATTAAGAAATCATATCTTGCAAATCATCAGAGAACACATACACAGGAGAAACCCTTTGCATGTACCAAATGTGAGAAATCCTTCTGTCAGAAGTCAAACCTGATTGTTCATCAGAGAATCCACACAGGGGAAAAGCCCTATGAATGTCATGAATGTGGGGAAACCTTCTGCCAAATGTCAGCCATTATTTATCATCACAGAatacacacaggagagaaaccctatgaatgtatgGAATGTGGGAAAACCTTCTACCAGAGGGCAGCCCTCAATgtacatcagagaattcacacaggagagaaaccataTAGGTGTAATGAATGTGGGGAAACCTTTTATCAGAAGTCAGTCTTCACTgtacatcagagaattcacacagTTGAGAAGCCATGTGAATGTCAACAATGTAGGAAAACTTTCTACCATAAGTCAGCCCTCACGGTACATCAGAGAACTCACATAGGTGAGAAGCCATATGAATGTAAAGAATGCAGGAAAACTTTAGCTCAGAAGTCAAAACTTACTGTACATCAGAGAACTCACACAggagaaaaaccctatgaatgtaatgaatgtggaaaaacATTTTGCCTGAATTCAGTTCTCATTATACATCAGAGAGCTCACACAGGTGAGAAACCATATGAATGTAATAAATGTGGAAAAACCTTTAGCCAGAAGTCAAACCTCAGGATGCATCAGGGTACTCACACAGGTGAAAAACCCTATgagtgtaatgaatgtgggagAACTTTTAGCCAGAAGTCAAACCTGAGGATGCATCAGAGTACTCACACAGGGGAGAAACCCTacgaatgtaatgaatgtggaaaatCCTTCTACCAGAGGTCAGTGCTTACCACACATCAGAGAACTCACACAGGAGAAAAACCTTCCAAGTGTAACGAATGTGGAAAAACCTTTCGTCAGAGGGCGAACTACAGCAGGCATCAGAAAACTCACACAGGACAGAAGCTTTATAAATGTAATGGATGTAGGGAAGCCTTCTTCCAGAAGTCAGCCCTCACTGTACATGAAAGAATTCACATGGGGAAGAAATCccatgaatgtaaggaatgtgggaagacGTTCTACCAGAAGTCATCCCTCATGATACATGAAAGAATTCACACAGGGGAGAAGCCAtatgaatgtaaagaatgtgggaaaagCTTTTGCCAGAAGTCAACTCTCAATAGACATCAGAGAACTCACACAGGTGAGAAACCATATGAATGCAAAGAATGTAGGAAAGCCTTCTACCAGAAGTCAGCCCTCACTGTACATTACAGAACTCACTCAGGTGAAGAGGCCTGTTAACATACTGAAGGTGTGAAAAGCCTTAGTAGCAAATGAAATCCTGCAGCATATCAGTGGATACATACAGGAAATAAACCCTGTGCATGTAACCAGTGTGAGAAATCCTTCAGCCACAAGTCAAGCCTTACTACCCATCAGAGAAGTCACACAGGGAAAGCCCTGTGGCTGTACGAGTGTTGGAAACACCTTTTGGCAGAAGTCAGACCTCAGGAGGCATCAAGAAATTCACACAAGGGAGAAAGCCTAAGAGTGTAATGagtgtggccgggtgcggtggctcacgcctgtaatcccagcactttgggaggccgaggcgggcggatcacgaggtcaggagatggagaccatcctggctaacacggtgaaaccccgtctctactaaaaatacaaaaaaattatctgggcgtggtggcaggcacctgtagtcccagctactcaggaggctgaggcaggagaatggcgtgaacctgggagatggagcttgcagtgagccgagatggtgccactgcactccagcctgggcgacagagtgagactccaaactcaaaaaaaaaaaaaaaaaaaaaaaaaaaaagtaatggtaTTAGGGAATTCACACAAGAGAGAAATCCTGTGTGTCAGAGACTGGCTAAATGTGTTCTACAAAATTCACAGCTTTTTCTGTTGGACACAGACTGCATTTCTCAGCCCTCTGTTTTTGTGGGTGTATCAGATAACTGAGCTCTGCAGTAGAATGTGTACCCATGTGGCTgggagtggtagctcacgcctgtaatcccagcacttcgggaggctgagttgggcagatcacgaggtcaggagtttgagactagcctgaccaatgtggtgaaaccccatttctactaaaaaatagaaaaattaatagcctgtcatggtggtgtgcacctgtaatcccagctactctagaggctgaggcaggagaattgtgtgaacccgggaggcagaggttgcagtgagccaaaattgcgccattgcactccagcctgggcgacagagcaagactccgtctcaaaaacaaaacaaagtatgcAAGTGATGATCCTTACGGGCCTGGCCCTTACACAGGACGACGTAAAGCCTTCCACATTTTCTCAGATCCTGTGATACTGAAGTGGTGAGGACCCCTGTGATAGCCTTGGGAGCCATAGGTGGGAGAAGGTGACTGCTTTAAGACTGAAGGAAtcacatacacctactatgtcccaacaaaaattaaaaataaaaatattgaactgAATGTCTATCCTTGGCTTACTCCTTTAGGATGTGTGTTAATCCATGGCAAGTGGTGCACACAAGTGTGGCAACGTTTTCCCCTGAGTACAGTAGTTTAATGGGGAAGAGCAGTATTGAAGAACGTGTCAAAGACAGACACCCGCTGAGGCAAGGTAAGATATACAGGATCTTGACGAATAGGATTTTGCAGCAGTGGAGTGATACAGCTCGATTCCAAATACGGCATGGTGAAATGGGAATGTGTAACAAGGGAGCAGGGTTAGGGTCACTCAGGGTCACGGCCTAGAATCCAAAGATAGGTTTATGATTGTTACGGTGAGAATTAGGGTTGCTGTCAGTGTGAGGGTTAGGATTAGGGTATAATGTTGGGGTTGGGGATGGCGTTAGCATAAGGAGTTAGGGTTTAGGGGTTGTGGTTAGGATTAGAATTAGGGTTGGGGGTTATGGATTAGGATACGTCAGCTTTGGGATTTGGGTTGTGGTTGCATTTGAAGGTTAGGGTTAATGTTTTGGGTCAGCGTTAGCGGTTACGGTGAGGGGTTGCTGTCGGATTAGGGTTAGGatttagggtttgggttagggttatggGCTACGATTAAAGGGTTTGTGTTACAGtaagggttggggttagggtgaAGGCTTAGAATTAGGATGAGGGTTAGGGTTAGAGGGTTAGGGATATGGGTTCAGGTTCAGGTTACGGATAGGGTTTGGGGTTAAAGTTTAGGGTTGgagttagggctagggttaggagTTAGGGTTGTTAGGGTTTAGGAGTTAGAGTTAGGGTTAATGCTGGATCCCTCCCTGTGGCCAGAGACGGAGGGCTCTGTTTCACCACAGGGCACCAGAAGAGGACTGGTGTGCGGGAAGACTAGGTAATCGTAATGGTATTAATAATAGCAGTAATCATACTGTTCTATACATTGTATATGTCATAAGGATTTTAGCTTTTATGTAACATAATTGTAAAAATGTCCCCAGTTGTTTGTCTTGTGTTTTTTACATAGTGTTCAAATGTGTAAGAACTTTACATTTTAGGCAGTTTCATTTATTACTCCAATAGTACCACCAGTGGGATAATTATTCTTGATTTGTAGGTTTAAAGTGTTACCCCATTACTACACAAAATTACACAaagtttctgtgtttttaattctttcttttatatgtttatttttgtgccatatcaaatgtttaattttgaaaagttataATGACCTTAAATATCTTACAGATTTGTTTTGTAATATTTGCTCTCAGTGTGTGTTTGTTCGTCAGATGAATTTGAAATCACATTTTCTTGTTCCAAAATATTCTTCATGGAATTTGTATTGAAATgtgagcatattttaaaataatttacagcaAATTAATGAGTTAATATTATTGAGTCCTCTCATCCAGAAGGTGACGAGCAAATTCCTCAAACCTCCTTTAATGCCATTGAGtgaaaattaatatgttaaatcAATATAAGTTAGCATAAATGAATATAACTAATAATTACATAATGTGTTTGGCTCCGCTTTTCTGTCTTCTGTCACTGATGTTTTATTCCTATGTTTGttgttttctacattttgttttattatgtctTTGTCTTGTGATTTGGAAAGTATATGAcatattgtaatttttaattttttaatattttgttttttagttttaataaataaactttattttttagagaagtgCAGGTTCACAGCTAAACGGAGCAGAGAGTACAGACTTCCTATGTGTCCCTTTCCCCACACACAGCCTCCTCACTACAGCTTCCTGCCTCACAGGAGTGCACCTGTGACAACCAGGAGCCTACCTGGACCCTTCATTATCGCTCAAAGCTTACAGTGCACATTCACGTTTACTCTTCACGTTGTATGTTCTGAATCTTGACAAAAGTATAACGGCAATGGGATATTACTCACTGCTAACAGGAGATGATTTATCaagccacaaaaaaatacaaggaggaaacttaaatgcgtATTGCTAGGAGAAGAAGCCAATccgaaaaggctacatactgttcaattccaattatatgacattctggaaacgGTGAAACTATGGGAACAGtagaaagatcagtggttgccatgaaccaaggggaaggaagagatggATACACAGAGCACCGAGAATCTTTACAGCAGTAAAACCATTCTGTGTGATACTATTATGGTAgatatatacatttgtaaaaatattttttaacttttaaagtatatttttgttttaaaaactacagataacctgggtgtggtggctcatgcctgtaatctcagcactttgggaggccaaggtgggaggattgcttgagccctggagtttaagaccagcctgggcagcagtgaaaccccatctctacaaataaaaattagccaggtgcaatattgcatgcctgtagtcctagctactcaggaggctgtggtgggaggatcacttggccccaggagttcgagactgcagtgagctatgatcatgccactgcactctagccttggtggcagagtgagacctcatctcaaaacgtaaaacaacaaaaaacctacaaGCACACCTCAGAAGTATTGTGGACTTGGTTCCAGACCCCACTGCAAGAAGACAAATGTTGCAATGAAGTTAGTCatacaaattttttggtttcccagtgcatataaaagttatgtttatactgtaGTCTAATGAGTATGTTAATAGCCTTATGTCTAAAAACTGTGTGtgcataccttaattaaaaacactttattgctaaaaaaaaaaaaaaaactaacaaatgtCTGAGCCTTGAACAGGTCATAATCTTTTTCTTGGTGAGGATCTTGCCTCTatattgatggctgctgaccGCTCAGAGTAGGGGCTGCTGAAGGTTGGGTgcctgtggcaatttcttaaaataagacaatgaggTTTGTTGCATTGGTACCCCTgctcctttcacaaaagatttgcctgtagcatgtgatgctgtttgatcgCATTTCATCCACAGTAGAACTTCCTTCAGAACTGGAGTCAGCCCTCTcgaaccctgctgctgctttcgCAACCAGGTTTATGGAATATCCTaaatcctttgctgtcatttcagcaatgttcatagcatctcCACCTGGAGCAGATTCCATCTCCAGAAAATACTTTCtttcctcatccataagaagcaactccccATTTGTTCAAGTATCATCATGAGTTTACAGCAATTTCATCTCATCATAAGGCTCTAATTCTAGTTGACTTGCGATTTTTACCGCATCTGCAGGGACTTCCTCCACTGACATCCTGagccctcaaagtcatccacgaGGGCtggaatcagcttcttccaaactcctgttgatgttgatgtttcAGCCTCCTCCCATCAATCACAAATGTCCTTAATGGCATTTAAGGATTACTATTAAGGACATTTGTGATTCACGGGAGGAGGTTGAAATATCATTAAAGGAttaatggtgaatcctttccaaaaGGTTTTTCAATTCAGTTTATCCAGATTCATCAAAGAAATCACTATGACAGCTATACCTTTACAAActgcatttattatttaataataagacttgaaagtcaaaaccACTCCTTGATTCACAGGCTAAAGTATAGATATTGTATTAGCAGccatgaaaataacattaatttccAA is a window from the Rhinopithecus roxellana isolate Shanxi Qingling chromosome 3, ASM756505v1, whole genome shotgun sequence genome containing:
- the LOC104673223 gene encoding zinc finger protein 717-like; the protein is MRDSFLMLHSCSYIEFVSFEEVAVHFTWEEWQDRDDAQRTLYRDVMLETYSSLVSLGRCVSKPEVIFKLEQGSEPWLGEEWANQCLSDVQTVDIIERSQEIHHRHIWQVAITSSKTSTKETVELGKILNLSLNHIPNMMVNNTSYSGKRPEELNVSQNICISIEPHEMQTGGKPDVQSITG
- the LOC104673195 gene encoding zinc finger protein OZF-like, which translates into the protein MAQQLFEYSGQGKAFSTEADKGHGGETACTYSERGKSCDKSAALTSRKINVECCVCGKVFCKKSKLTKHQKIHTGEKPYKCVQCEKSFIKKSYLANHQRTHTQEKPFACTKCEKSFCQKSNLIVHQRIHTGEKPYECHECGETFCQMSAIIYHHRIHTGEKPYECMECGKTFYQRAALNVHQRIHTGEKPYRCNECGETFYQKSVFTVHQRIHTVEKPCECQQCRKTFYHKSALTVHQRTHIGEKPYECKECRKTLAQKSKLTVHQRTHTGEKPYECNECGKTFCLNSVLIIHQRAHTGEKPYECNKCGKTFSQKSNLRMHQGTHTGEKPYECNECGRTFSQKSNLRMHQSTHTGEKPYECNECGKSFYQRSVLTTHQRTHTGEKPSKCNECGKTFRQRANYSRHQKTHTGQKLYKCNGCREAFFQKSALTVHERIHMGKKSHECKECGKTFYQKSSLMIHERIHTGEKPYECKECGKSFCQKSTLNRHQRTHTGEKPYECKECRKAFYQKSALTVHYRTHSGEEAC